The DNA sequence catgatttgtttgtttgtttgttttttttgtttattgaacataaaacatatacagtaataatttgacagaaaataaggtagataaaaaaagtaaaaagaaagaaatcagtcttcattcaacacagttattatgttcaagggagtaggatgaagtaaaaaacttatctagtcctaccccgttatgtgtttatatctactaaatcatttttatatcaatcagaaaagaaaaagtaagaagaagtctccattaaggctcatactttacccttaaccgtgatatttttacaacttttggtttgtatcgggattatatgcatcctcaccctggcactcttgtgtcaattttctcttgtattcataatggttatttcaatacctttctctatttatcaacttagttctgatttatcattatatttaatgtttagaatttatcattttaactcagattgatgtaggttgtttgtactatttttttgaatttgtttttgaactcagcaagcgatttacggtactcatttttaggtccgtttcgagattattccacagattaacacctttgctagatacacttctttgcttgatgtttgttcttgttttgagttttttgaataagttggtacctcttaattcatagttgcttactggaatttcgaaaaaaaattctgaatgttttggcagagcaggttattgtgtgctttgtacattaattgggcgattttaaagtcaatcgCTTTCAAGGGCCACATCaaattatgtggcgggccagtTCTGGCCCCGCGAGCCTCGAGTTTGAGATGTGCTCTACTGGGTTCAACTCTAGAAATTGACTTGGCCAATGCAAACACTTCCACTTGCTCACATGAATAATAAGAGGGTACAGAAAAAATGTGCATGTatttcatttgcaaaaaaaaaaccaacaacaacaacaacaacaaaataacatttccaTCCATTTGTACTGCTTAAAGTTGAACATAAACAGGCCAAAATACGTTGTGCTGTACATTTGGCAgccaaatataaataaaacaaaaagaagaaggagaGTTATCTAAAATGTCTAATAAATACAATATACGAGTATTTTGAGTGAACAATGACTGTATGTATTTGCATCAGTAATTCCCATGTGCTTAAATTACTACAATGTATTTGAAATACTTAAAAAGAGGTTCATGCACTTTATCCTTTTTTAATGACATGTATCATGTTTATTTGAGATATTTCAAGCCAAAGCATTTCAAatattgaataatttttttttgtatttgacctGTATACTATCTTGCTGACATTGCAGAAGGTTCGGGTCATGACATGAGTCCACATGCAGTAGCCATTAGTATTCTCACAACTGGGGGTATCTCACTTACACAGTGACGTTTGTTAATGATCGGGGGAGTCATTAAACTGAACACAAAAATAACTTTTGGTGCCAGTAGTTGTGTAAAACACACAACTACTAATACACACGAGGAGAGTACAAAAAAGAGGAACATTAATGCTAAAACTGTTAGCTGTAAAACAAAGCCTTTAGAAGGCTATAGCTATGAACAAATGCAGGTGAATATGCTGGTAAAGTCCTCCTTTTGTCTGGAATGTATCGCCCTCGATAAACAGGAGTTCATTGTTTGACTATTTCagtgaaatgtgttttgttgttgtttttttttctaacagcaAATACAGTTGACGGAGGAGAAACAAGAATTCAATAAGCGTCCCATCAAGGCTGTCCCGTGCTCACTAGCTCGCTCCATCTCACAGTCGTCCATTGACAGCCACAGTTCAGGTGCCTTTTGTTCATTACTCACCTGTAATTTATGTTTAAATGCCCTTTAACTAAAGTTGTACATTTCCACTCTCATCCCCATCTTAATTGTCTTATTTAAAATCACGATTGTGTATAAAGGCAAACATATGGGCCTTACTGTACTGTGTTGTACTCTACAGTGGGCAGTGCCAGCTCTACGGATGAGACTTCACCTAGAAACAAGGTGCAGAAGACATCCAAGGGCGTCTCAGACTTTTGCATTAAAAACATCAAACAGGCTGATTTTGGACGTCGTGAAATCTGCATTGCTGAGCAAGGTGAGGAAAAGACTCGAAATGTACGTTCACATGCTCaatcacacgcacgcgcacgcacacacacacacacacacatacacacgcacacgcacacatacacacgcacacacacacacacgcacacaatattCAGTTATTAACATActcactgaaacacacacagacatacacaaaAACACTCTGGCAGACACAAACTTGCTCACTCACAAATACATTTCCCATCACACAtctcaccaccacacacacaaacgctcaTTTCCACTcgctctcacacaaacacacacattttgcttTTCATGGTGCTGGTGTCTACACAGAGATGCCCGCTTTGATGGTTTTGAGGAAGAAGGTTGGTGGGGAGAAACCTCTGGCAGGAGCCAAAGTGATTGGCTGCACACACATCACTGCACAAACTGCGGTAAGCATCCTTTTCCCAACTCTCAgtcaaaaagtcacaaaatattgaaatgatgAGCTGGTCTCAAACTGCAAAGATTGGAATGTAGCCTTGTATGGAAGCGTAAGTTCGTAAAGTCAAAGTTCAATCTTAGCCACGGCTGCTACATTGCCAGCATGAGTTATTCATGATGTTGATGTCGTATTCTGTGGAATGTGCAAATACGAGAGGTGATACAGCTTCATGTTGAGCAGAAATTACTAATTGCACATCAGTCCGGAAAACAATGCTGCATGTGGCAGTTAGCATACTTAGCTCTTACCCGATGAGGACGGAGACCTACAGCGGCATTGCGAGTTCGAAGCCCTACAGTGGGCTGAGTCCATGTAAGACACCActattacatactgtatgtttaccCTTGTTTTGGGTCTAGTTCCTTCTGTCCGGCCATGGAAAGTGTGATATCTGAGTGTCCCCACAAAGTTGTGGCATGTACACTCATGTGCACAGCGAATGATTGGTCGAGGCCTCACGGTCACGCCTTGTGTCCCTACAGTTTGGGATTGGCTATTCTTGTCAAGGCGTGGggtgttttaaaataatgattaCAAATAAAGTCATAAAATGAGGAGTGGGGACAGAGAGGGATGTTGTTTCAAAAAATTACGGTacttattgtttgttttgtttgtttttattaattttgtttAATGAAGGTCTTCCAACTTTCGGCTAACATAGAATGCCAAAAGCCAATGCCAAAAGCCATTGACCCGCTAAAGTAGATAAGCATCGATCTTACGGCAATTctaaaccttcaaacaactgcaGCTTTAACATATTAAAAACCTACGAGAGAAAGAAATcacaagtgagcgttttgtggagaTTCCAATCGTTtgccagagtgtgtgtgtgtgtgtgtgtatttttcagGTTCTGATGGAGACTTTGTTAGTGTTGGGGGCTCAGTGCCGTTGGGCCGCCTGCAACATCTTCTCCACCCAAAACGCAGTAGCCGCTGCTCTGGCAGAAGGAGGTACACAATGATAGgacactttgttttgtttccaagcACTTGCTGTCTTCTTCATACTGTTATTTCCTGTAATGCACCTACCCCGGCCCACTCAGGTACAGCTGTGTTTGCCTGGAAAGGGGAGTCAGAAGACGACTTCTGGTGGTGCATCGACCGGTGCATTGGTGCTGAGATATGGGAACCCAATGTGGTACAAGAGTCACTTTTAATGTAGCTCGTTCAAtagtctgtccatccatccattttccgatccgctttatcctcataggGGTTGCGGTCTTTAAATAGTTTTACCTCTAAAATCCTTTAAAGCTGTTCGAATTGCAAAAGCAAATTAATAAAAAGTTAAACaatcaacacacaaaaaaagaacaatcacCAAAGTGACTTAGTGAGAGTACAAGCTACCCGATATTAGGACCACTCGCCGAATTTTTACCATGGTAGCTTTGGCCTCGTGATGAAAAGCACCTGTCTATTCCCTGTGGCCAGGTTCTGGATGACGGCGGCGACCTGACCCACCTGCTCTACAAGAAGTACCCGACACTGTTCAAGAACATACGAGGCATCGTGGAAGAAAGTGTCACAGGAGTTTATCGGTTAGTTCAGGTTATATTCACTAATTCTATTCGTGTTCATGAGTTTTAAATAATCCACGGTTCCTCACTAAGCTCCAAGTACTCATAACTCAAGGCACTCATAAGTCAAAGCACCACTGTCAAACGGCAGAATGATGgagttttattttactttcatgTTTCATGTCGCACGTTTTGCATCAGCTTGTACCAGCTATCAAAGGCCGGCAATTTGTGTGTTCCCGCCATGAACGTCAACGATTCAGTGACCAAGCAGAAGTTTGACACTCTCTACTGTTGCAAGGAGTTGATATTGGATGGGTAAGCGATCATAGTAtttaggaacacacacacacacataaacacacacacaaatgctcacACTGACACAGGTGACTGACTGCGCTGCTTTCAGGTTGAAGAGAACCACAGACATGATGTTTGGTGGCAAGCAGGTGCTGGTCTGTGGATACGGTGAGGTCAGTgaacatgaatgtgtgtgtgtgtgtgtgtgtgtgtgtgtgtgtgtgtgtgtgtgtgtgtgtgtgtgtgtggcaggccTTTTCATACCAcgccaaacaaaaatgacacagaaGTGGATGAAAGGGTCAATCActggaagagcatttcatttttctgcCTGCCACTACATGtgtaacaaagtgaaatattgtaattaaactagaaatgaatccggaccgtcaatgaaacctgacttaccctgtgacttccctggtagctctgcctgaactacggcgggaagttggtgccataccgtgcgctgttgcgtcacttccgtcataatttaataaacgcaatatatatatatagtgccaTAGAGGTCTTGCCACATTGGCTCGGGCTGACACTTGCCCCGAGCTATATAAGAGACTGTTCGAATTAATTTCTTGTGGCAGGTTGGCAAAGGTTGCTGCGCCGCCCTAAAAGCGTTGGGTGCTATTGTGTACGTAACAGAAGTGGACCCCATCTGTGCCCTGCAGGCCTGGTATGCTAAACTACGAACACAGGCACATTTCCAGCTAAGCAACCAGGAAATGTCCTCAATGGATctcaatgaatttgacacctttgCCAAATTTTTATAGCATGGACGGCTTCAGAGTGATCCAGCTGAGTGAAGTTGTCCAACACGTTGACGTGGTCATCACCTGCACAGGTACACATGTACACTAATGTTACATAGACACAGACCTGTCCCGTGTTACAGCTCAAAGTTGCAAAAGTGCTCTCATTCTGTATTTGATATGgatatttgtgtaaaaaaaatcactctggTTAGCAGAAGGACTGATTCGACTCCTTTACATTTAAACATTCAGACACTGAAACACATTTTGGTTCAAAAGATTCACGAGGACCCACAGGGCCACCATACCTATGTGTCTGGTTGTTATgccaatcattatttttttcccacattaatAAAGTTTTTATGCCACTGCCTGGCTCTATGTAAACCTACTACAGTGGATTCAACAAATATAGGACAACTTGTAGTACAAGAGCCTTGGGTTGGGCATTGGATCTCGAGAATCGATTGGAATTGTGAGTAACATTCCAAATTCTCCCTGAATGATTCTCATTCTCATACTCCATAATTCCAGTTCCCCGTTTCGATGCCCCGTCTGCTGGGATAAGCAATGTACATagttgaatggttgttcgtccttgtgtgccctgcgattggctggcacccagttca is a window from the Hippocampus zosterae strain Florida chromosome 3, ASM2543408v3, whole genome shotgun sequence genome containing:
- the LOC127598119 gene encoding S-adenosylhomocysteine hydrolase-like protein 1 isoform X3, whose translation is MLNTAVCTEVCQGESMKKVYSLVNVTKAKDQDAVQSVRIKQIQLTEEKQEFNKRPIKAVPCSLARSISQSSIDSHSSVGSASSTDETSPRNKVQKTSKGVSDFCIKNIKQADFGRREICIAEQEMPALMVLRKKVGGEKPLAGAKVIGCTHITAQTAVLMETLLVLGAQCRWAACNIFSTQNAVAAALAEGGTAVFAWKGESEDDFWWCIDRCIGAEIWEPNVVLDDGGDLTHLLYKKYPTLFKNIRGIVEESVTGVYRLYQLSKAGNLCVPAMNVNDSVTKQKFDTLYCCKELILDGLKRTTDMMFGGKQVLVCGYGEVGKGCCAALKALGAIVYVTEVDPICALQACMDGFRVIQLSEVVQHVDVVITCTGNKHVVAREHLDRMKNGCIVCNMGHSNTEIDLASLRTEELRWEHVRPQVDHIVWPDGRRIVLLAEGRLLNLSCSTVPPFVLSITATTQALALIELYNAPEGRYKRDVYLLPKKMDEYVASLHLSGFEAHLTELTDEQTKYLGISKHGPFKPNYYRY
- the LOC127598119 gene encoding S-adenosylhomocysteine hydrolase-like protein 1 isoform X2; translated protein: MAEEKQLMVVSGETLHLSGSGHCPQAAETEDERDGCIGAAEEQAIKRGPNLLQMLKAAESRWAPHQGQGREGEEAGMAEVVTEALKTDMQIQLTEEKQEFNKRPIKAVPCSLARSISQSSIDSHSSVGSASSTDETSPRNKVQKTSKGVSDFCIKNIKQADFGRREICIAEQEMPALMVLRKKVGGEKPLAGAKVIGCTHITAQTAVLMETLLVLGAQCRWAACNIFSTQNAVAAALAEGGTAVFAWKGESEDDFWWCIDRCIGAEIWEPNVVLDDGGDLTHLLYKKYPTLFKNIRGIVEESVTGVYRLYQLSKAGNLCVPAMNVNDSVTKQKFDTLYCCKELILDGLKRTTDMMFGGKQVLVCGYGEVGKGCCAALKALGAIVYVTEVDPICALQACMDGFRVIQLSEVVQHVDVVITCTGNKHVVAREHLDRMKNGCIVCNMGHSNTEIDLASLRTEELRWEHVRPQVDHIVWPDGRRIVLLAEGRLLNLSCSTVPPFVLSITATTQALALIELYNAPEGRYKRDVYLLPKKMDEYVASLHLSGFEAHLTELTDEQTKYLGISKHGPFKPNYYR
- the LOC127598119 gene encoding S-adenosylhomocysteine hydrolase-like protein 1 isoform X1 is translated as MAEEKQLMVVSGETLHLSGSGHCPQAAETEDERDGCIGAAEEQAIKRGPNLLQMLKAAESRWAPHQGQGREGEEAGMAEVVTEALKTDMQIQLTEEKQEFNKRPIKAVPCSLARSISQSSIDSHSSVGSASSTDETSPRNKVQKTSKGVSDFCIKNIKQADFGRREICIAEQEMPALMVLRKKVGGEKPLAGAKVIGCTHITAQTAVLMETLLVLGAQCRWAACNIFSTQNAVAAALAEGGTAVFAWKGESEDDFWWCIDRCIGAEIWEPNVVLDDGGDLTHLLYKKYPTLFKNIRGIVEESVTGVYRLYQLSKAGNLCVPAMNVNDSVTKQKFDTLYCCKELILDGLKRTTDMMFGGKQVLVCGYGEVGKGCCAALKALGAIVYVTEVDPICALQACMDGFRVIQLSEVVQHVDVVITCTGNKHVVAREHLDRMKNGCIVCNMGHSNTEIDLASLRTEELRWEHVRPQVDHIVWPDGRRIVLLAEGRLLNLSCSTVPPFVLSITATTQALALIELYNAPEGRYKRDVYLLPKKMDEYVASLHLSGFEAHLTELTDEQTKYLGISKHGPFKPNYYRY
- the LOC127598119 gene encoding S-adenosylhomocysteine hydrolase-like protein 1 isoform X5; translation: MAEEKQLMVVSGETLHLSGSGHCPQAAETEDERDGCIGAAEEQAIKRGPNLLQMLKAAESRWAPHQGQGREGEEAGMAEVVTEALKTDMQIQLTEEKQEFNKRPIKAVPCSLARSISQSSIDSHSSVGSASSTDETSPRNKVQKTSKGVSDFCIKNIKQADFGRREICIAEQEMPALMVLRKKVGGEKPLAGAKVIGCTHITAQTAVLMETLLVLGAQCRWAACNIFSTQNAVAAALAEGGTAVFAWKGESEDDFWWCIDRCIGAEIWEPNVVLDDGGDLTHLLYKKYPTLFKNIRGIVEESVTGVYRLYQLSKAGNLCVPAMNVNDSVTKQKFDTLYCCKELILDGLKRTTDMMFGGKQVLVCGYGEVGKGCCAALKALGAIVYVTEVDPICALQACMDGFRVIQLSEVVQHVDVVITCTGNKHVVAREHLDRMKNGCIVCNMGHSNTEIDLASLRTEELRWEHVRPQVDHIVWPDGRRIVLLAEGRLLNLSCSTVPPFVLSITATTQKWDKV
- the LOC127598119 gene encoding S-adenosylhomocysteine hydrolase-like protein 1 isoform X4, with the protein product MLNTAVCTEVCQGESMKKVYSLVNVTKAKDQDAVQSVRIKQIQLTEEKQEFNKRPIKAVPCSLARSISQSSIDSHSSVGSASSTDETSPRNKVQKTSKGVSDFCIKNIKQADFGRREICIAEQEMPALMVLRKKVGGEKPLAGAKVIGCTHITAQTAVLMETLLVLGAQCRWAACNIFSTQNAVAAALAEGGTAVFAWKGESEDDFWWCIDRCIGAEIWEPNVVLDDGGDLTHLLYKKYPTLFKNIRGIVEESVTGVYRLYQLSKAGNLCVPAMNVNDSVTKQKFDTLYCCKELILDGLKRTTDMMFGGKQVLVCGYGEVGKGCCAALKALGAIVYVTEVDPICALQACMDGFRVIQLSEVVQHVDVVITCTGNKHVVAREHLDRMKNGCIVCNMGHSNTEIDLASLRTEELRWEHVRPQVDHIVWPDGRRIVLLAEGRLLNLSCSTVPPFVLSITATTQALALIELYNAPEGRYKRDVYLLPKKMDEYVASLHLSGFEAHLTELTDEQTKYLGISKHGPFKPNYYR